The Candidatus Neomarinimicrobiota bacterium genome contains the following window.
GAGGGCGCTCTGCAAGCGTTTCGATCTGTTGCCAAATATCGGCCTTCAGAATCATTGAAAGTTGAAGCAATCATTCGTCAAACCGCCATGCTGAAAGCTTTGAACCGGGATGAAGATGCAGTTGAAATGATCAAGGAAATGCTTCTCAGCGATAAATTTGTTGAGATCCGGGGTCAACTGGAAGTGGAGCTTGGAAAACTGTACCTGGTTATTGGCGAAGAAGACCGGGCTGAATCAAAGTTGAATAGCATCCTTGAGGATTACACCAGGAAGGAAGTGGCTGCCGAGGCAGATTATGTCCTGGGAGAGCTGTATTTAACACGAAAATTTGACTATAAGGCTGCCCGAGCGGCCTACGCAGATATCAAGTCTCAATCTGTGCGATCCCCGTTTGTTGGGAAAGGAACTCAACGAACGAAACAGATCGACCGTTATGAGAAGATTCAACTGGATCACATCAATTTGCAGAGACAATTGGCTGGTCTTCCAGCCCTGGTGAAAGAGAAGAAGAAAAGCACTGCCAAGGGTCGTGGCAGTCGCAGTGCAAAATCACGAGGTCGCTCACGGAACGCAAGACCGGGAAATCCTGATGATCAGGAAGAACCGGCTAGTCGGAGCAAACAAAAAACTCCTGATGAGATTGTGGCAGTGAGTTATGAGGATTCCATCCGCATCTTTAAGAGTATTGATGAGAACCGATATTCTCTAGCTGAATACATGCTGTTTGAATTTGCCAGAGTGGATACTACAATTGAGATCCTGAGTGCTCTGGAAGTCAGCAGTAGTGATTCAACCCTCAAGCATCGCTCGGCCTATATGCAGTATTATGCTCTTGAATCTATCAAAGGAGATCCGGGGGCTGGTCGACAAGTGCTGGATCGCATCAGTACGAGTTATCCGGATTACTATGCCACCATCATGGACGAATCTCAAGCTCAGCTTCCAGAAATTGATCCTGACCAGGAGCGTTACCTTCAGATCGCCGTTCTGTTCGATAATGGACAGTATGCCGCCGCCAGCCAGCAATATTTAACCATACGAGAAGATTCTACCGTTTCTCGTGGGTTGCGAGCCAAGTCCAGCTTCAATCATGCCTGGCTTCATGATCATTTTCTGTATGATCGTGATGAGGCGCTGGCTGCCTATATCTACGTTGTGGAACATTTTCCCGATGATCCCTTGGCTCTTACCGCTCAAGCCCGTTTGAGAATACTTAAACAGGAAGCGGTAGTTGCTGAAGAGACGGTGACCGAGGTACCTGAGGATGGGTCTGGACAACAGGATGCCGCTGAAGACCGTCAGCAACACAAAGAGCCCAAAGAGGGGGATAAGGAACGGGAGCTGGGGTCAAAAAAATAATAATCCCACCCTATTCATTTCTATCACCCCTAACCGAAAGGTGTTGGCGATAAGGGGCTCTGCCAATAGCTTCAAGGCTTAAATATGTCACTGAAGAATGTCATAAAACGTGCTCCCGTAACCATCATCGGAATTCCGACCCTCATCGGTTTCACCCTGTACACCTATGAACTATTTATGATCTTTTTCACCATCGCCGGAATTCTTATTCTGGGGGAGGTTTATAGGATCTCCCGACCCAATGGAACAGATCCGAATATCTGGCTGGGGTTTCCCCTGTATCTGACTCTGGTGGCTGACCAACTGTTAAATCAAGGGCATTTTCTGGGACCTATCCTCATTATGTGCGTACTCTTGTTATTGATCGTGGAAATGTTTCGTAAAAAAGCACACGTCCTGGAAAATATCTCTGTCACCTATTTTGGAGCAGGATTTGTGGCGCTGGCCATGGCCTACTTTATTAAGCTGCAACAATTGGGCTATACAGGTAGTGGGGGTCACCTGGGTGGGGTTGCTGTTCTCACTGTATTTATCGGTGTCTGGACCTGTGATACATCGGCTTATTTTGTCGGCTCAGCCATCGGCAAGCACAAGATATTTCCCCGAGTTAGCCCCAATAAGAGTTGGGAAGGGTCAATTGCCGGTTTACTGGGATCACTGATTGCCCTGGTTCTGATCGTAAAAGCCGGCTGGCTGCCGGGTCTTGATTATTTCGATGCCATGGTGCTGGGACTGATTACCGGTGTGGCCGGACAGGCAGGTGATTTTGCCGAGTCACTGGTCAAACGGGATGTGGGTGTGAAAGATTCATCCAACCTGCTGCCAGGACATGGGGGCGCCTGGGACCGTCTCGATTCCATTCTGTTTGCTGCACCCCTCAGCTATCTGTATTTAAGTCTGGTTGTCGGTTTATA
Protein-coding sequences here:
- a CDS encoding tetratricopeptide repeat protein gives rise to the protein MKLNNSHTHKLLSQYSISRVSLLALLAITLGIQSCAYYNTFYNAEEYFVEAQKLTRENQAEKVSREEINLYSKAIEKSKKLLQRYPESKYRDDAQFLIGKSYYYKGDYTLAKRYFDDLALNYASSPYAREVPLWIGRCLVQLGDLEMARYEASRITKGKASRGLQADALLLMGEIAVKQDSLALAETYLRQVIDRSPDGFTKAQAQFQIGRMRENQVDHEGALQAFRSVAKYRPSESLKVEAIIRQTAMLKALNRDEDAVEMIKEMLLSDKFVEIRGQLEVELGKLYLVIGEEDRAESKLNSILEDYTRKEVAAEADYVLGELYLTRKFDYKAARAAYADIKSQSVRSPFVGKGTQRTKQIDRYEKIQLDHINLQRQLAGLPALVKEKKKSTAKGRGSRSAKSRGRSRNARPGNPDDQEEPASRSKQKTPDEIVAVSYEDSIRIFKSIDENRYSLAEYMLFEFARVDTTIEILSALEVSSSDSTLKHRSAYMQYYALESIKGDPGAGRQVLDRISTSYPDYYATIMDESQAQLPEIDPDQERYLQIAVLFDNGQYAAASQQYLTIREDSTVSRGLRAKSSFNHAWLHDHFLYDRDEALAAYIYVVEHFPDDPLALTAQARLRILKQEAVVAEETVTEVPEDGSGQQDAAEDRQQHKEPKEGDKERELGSKK
- a CDS encoding phosphatidate cytidylyltransferase, encoding MSLKNVIKRAPVTIIGIPTLIGFTLYTYELFMIFFTIAGILILGEVYRISRPNGTDPNIWLGFPLYLTLVADQLLNQGHFLGPILIMCVLLLLIVEMFRKKAHVLENISVTYFGAGFVALAMAYFIKLQQLGYTGSGGHLGGVAVLTVFIGVWTCDTSAYFVGSAIGKHKIFPRVSPNKSWEGSIAGLLGSLIALVLIVKAGWLPGLDYFDAMVLGLITGVAGQAGDFAESLVKRDVGVKDSSNLLPGHGGAWDRLDSILFAAPLSYLYLSLVVGL